In Ficedula albicollis isolate OC2 chromosome 19, FicAlb1.5, whole genome shotgun sequence, one DNA window encodes the following:
- the MDH2 gene encoding malate dehydrogenase, mitochondrial produces MLSRLSTASAAAATALRRGIATSAQNNAKVAVLGASGGIGQPLSLLLKNSPLVSKLSLYDIAHTPGVAADLSHIETRASVKGFMGPEQLPECLKGCDVVVIPAGVPRKPGMTRDDLFNTNASIVASLTSACAKHCPEAMICIISNPVNSTIPIASEVFKKHGVYNPNKIFGVTTLDIVRANTFVAELKGLDPARVTVPVIGGHAGKTIIPLISQCTPKVEFPQDQLEKLTARIQEAGTEVVQAKAGAGSATLSMAYAGARFVFSLLEAMSGKQGVVECAFVRSDVTEVPYFSTPLQLGKKGMEKNLGLGKLSPFEEKMVAAAMAELKASIKKGEEFAKNFK; encoded by the exons ATGCTGTCCCGCCTCAGCACCGCCAGCGCCGCCGCCGCCACCGCCCTGCGCCGCGGCATCGCCACCTCCGCACAG AACAATGCCaaggtggcagtgctgggggccTCGGGGGGCATTGGGCAGCCCCTGTCGCTGCTGCTGAAGAACAGCCCTCTGGTGAGCAAGCTGAGCCTCTACGACATCGCTCACACTCCAGGCGTGGCCGCCGACCTCAGCCACATCGAGACCAGAGCCAGTGTCAAAG GCTTCATGGGACCTGAGCAGTTGCCAGAATGTCTGAAGGGCTGTGATGTTGTTGTTATTCCAGCGGGAGTCCCGAGAAAACCGG GTATGACCCGTGATGACCTGTTCAACACCAACGCCAGCATTGTTGCCTCTTTGACATCTGCCTGTGCAAAGCACTGTCCAGAAGCCATGATCTGTATTATTTCTAACCCA GTGAATTCAACCATCCCAATAGCTTCAGAAGTCTTCAAGAAGCATGGTGTGTATAATCCCAACAAAATCTTCGGTGTTACAACACTGGACATCGTCAGAGCAAATACTTTTGTGGCTGAACTAAAG GGCTTGGATCCAGCTCGAGTAACTGTTCCAGTTATTGGTGGCCATGCTGGGAAGACCATCATCCCTCTGATCTCTCAG TGCACACCAAAAGTGGAGTTTCCTCAGGATCAGCTGGAGAAGCTTACAGCAAGAATTCAAGAAGCTGGGACTGAAGTTGTCCAAGCtaaagcaggagcag GATCTGCCACCTTGTCTATGGCCTATGCTGGTGCTCGGTTTGTGTTCTCCCTGCTGGAGGCCATGAGTGGAAAGCAGGGGGTTGTTGAATGTGCCTTTGTTCGATCAGACGTGACAGAGGTCCCGTACTTCTCTACACCTCTGCAACTGGGG AAAAAAGGAATGGAGAAGAACCTAGGCCTTGGCAAGCTCTCCCCCTTTGAAGAGAAGATGGTTGCTGCGGCCATGGCTGAGCTGAAGGCTTCTATTAAGAAAGGAGAGGAATTTGCAAAGAACTTCAAGTGA